GGAGCATCTCGTACCGACGGGTAGTGGGCAGGCCACTGACGGTTCATGTCCTGGAGGTCCTTCAAGGTCTCGAGAGTCCGTGTAATAGCGCGTCCGAGTTTCGTCCTGTTGGAGTTGCTATAAAGAGGGTTAGAACTTTCATTTGGCTGTTTTGTGATCGTAAACGTACTAGAGTAGCTGGTGAACATGGCTCGCCACAACCTGCCGTTCATGTTCCGCTGGGGCGCATCCACGTTAGTAAACTATACGGCCCAAAAGAGATACTGGTGATGCTCGGAGTAACCAACCTGCTGGATTCCACTGTCCCGGGAGTGTTGGAGTATGCATCGGGGTCGGTCTATCCACCATCATATCTGTTCTCCAGTCGCCACCCGCATCACCATCTCTCACACTGCCACTCGCGATACTGTCACCATAACCCGAGTCTCTGTTCAATGATGCCATCAAAGCCGTAGCGCTCTCCGAGGTCGAACCATTTCCAACGGTCATGTACGCGGGCGGGGCGTTCGGGAAGAAAGGGTACTCGGACGCTTCCTGCTGCGGAGGATGTCTTGATGAACCCTCACCGGCAGAAGAACCGCCGTTGCCGGGAAAATACTCCTGACTCATGGCGAAAAGGATGTGCGGTGCATAGATGTCGAAAGGTCAGGCAAGATGCGATGAAACGGAACTTGTTTTTTCGTCAGTCGGAAGACCCGCTTACATGAGCATAAAAACGGCGTCACGGGTGGAAATTCTATGTCCCAAAAGGGGTTGGTCGCCGCCATGTGACTGTCGCCCCCGTAATTTTAACAGTTTGGATCCGCCCGCTGAACGTTCGGCGTATTAGTGCTTAGGTTTGATGTCACCGCGCGGCTTCGGATCGAATCAGATATTCCCCTCTCCAATCTTGCCCCCTTCATTTGTACCTTTCACGCAGCCTCTTTGGTTTTATTTCTCATTGTTTGTTACTGGGCATCTTTCTTGACTGGCCAAGATGAATGTATGTTGTCCGACGTTTTTCGGCGTACTCGCTTCCCCGCTTACGCTGTTCATTGTCTAGGTTATCGAGTGGGCATTTGGAAAGCGCATGACACCAGCAGAGCGCCTGCGCAAACATCAAAGGGCTCTGGACCGAACACAGCGCGAATTAGACCGGGAGCGAACCAAGCTGGAAaatcaagagaagaagctggTGCAAGACATCAAGAAGAGTGCCAAGAATGGCCAGATTGGAGCCTGCAAGATCCAGGCCAAGGACCTAGTCAGGACGAGACGGTATACATGCCATGCAACATCGCTCTATATGTCAGGTTATGAGCTAATGGATATTGCCGGATCTAGGTACATCCAGAAATTCTATCAAATGCGAACACAACTCCAAGCGATTTCTCTTCGTATTCAGGTAGGATGGTCCCGAAGTGCACGAATGGCGGTTCCCGTACTCACTTGATGTTATGCAGACCGTTCGCAGCAACGAGCAGATGATGCAGTCAATGAAAGGCGCCACAATGTTACTGGGTAGTATGAACCGACAAATGAACCTCCCTGCGCTGCAACGAATTGCTATGGAATTTGAACGAGAAAATGATATAATGGATCAGCGACAAGAAATGATGGACGACGCTATTGACGAAGCAACTGGAATGGAgggcgag
This DNA window, taken from Aspergillus flavus chromosome 5, complete sequence, encodes the following:
- a CDS encoding Snf7-domain-containing protein; translation: MNVIEWAFGKRMTPAERLRKHQRALDRTQRELDRERTKLENQEKKLVQDIKKSAKNGQIGACKIQAKDLVRTRRYTCHATSLYMSGYELMDIAGSRYIQKFYQMRTQLQAISLRIQTVRSNEQMMQSMKGATMLLGSMNRQMNLPALQRIAMEFERENDIMDQRQEMMDDAIDEATGMEGEDEDSEDIVKEVLDEIGVDLSQAVRALFFIYVSALGETPTDIQKTAVGETRVAQPVGAGGSSADDDLQARLDSLRR